The following coding sequences lie in one Desulfovibrio psychrotolerans genomic window:
- a CDS encoding SxtJ family membrane protein: MTEHRTVAAGFIPARITKEQAKDTGMAMVLICLIVGLFGLWQYAFAAATALLVVTMTWPPAFTPVAKVWLGFSHLLGTVMSKVLLSLVFVAVVVPVAMLRRAMGKDSLALRQWKKDTGTAFAVRDHTYTPRDIEMPF, encoded by the coding sequence ATGACCGAACACCGCACCGTTGCCGCAGGATTCATTCCCGCGCGCATTACCAAAGAGCAGGCCAAGGACACCGGCATGGCCATGGTGCTCATCTGCCTGATTGTGGGGCTTTTCGGCCTGTGGCAGTATGCCTTTGCCGCAGCAACGGCGCTGCTGGTGGTGACGATGACGTGGCCCCCGGCCTTTACGCCCGTGGCCAAGGTGTGGCTGGGGTTTTCGCACCTGCTGGGGACGGTTATGTCCAAGGTGCTGCTCAGCCTCGTGTTTGTGGCCGTGGTGGTGCCGGTGGCCATGCTGCGGCGGGCCATGGGCAAAGACAGTCTGGCCCTGCGGCAGTGGAAAAAGGATACCGGAACCGCCTTTGCGGTGCGCGACCACACCTACACGCCGCGTGATATTGAGATGCCGTTCTAG
- a CDS encoding split-Soret cytochrome c, translating to MNKMSRRQMLTALGGAVVGGALVSAVPGVSPVPAHAASGFPAVEMWTPHKLDPKECAPVAYEGYWNKGLGCGYGAFYSIVGVMGEKYGAPYNQFPHHMLEVGKGGISDWGTICGALLGAASAFALFWGRKERDAMVTELFRWYEKTAFPIYNPGADGRVVGPLPTSVAGSVLCHVSVSKWSFETGIDANSKTRSERCGRLTADVAAKAIEIMNAKIDGSFKAAFATPESVAYCGSCHDEGMQSPIVKGIQDCTPCHSGSKHVMDKFKNHP from the coding sequence ATGAACAAGATGTCTCGCCGTCAGATGTTGACCGCGCTCGGGGGTGCCGTTGTGGGTGGCGCCCTTGTTTCCGCCGTGCCCGGTGTTTCGCCCGTGCCCGCCCATGCCGCGTCCGGTTTTCCCGCCGTGGAGATGTGGACTCCGCACAAGCTGGACCCGAAGGAATGTGCGCCTGTGGCGTATGAAGGGTACTGGAACAAGGGGCTGGGCTGCGGTTATGGCGCGTTCTACAGTATTGTAGGTGTGATGGGCGAAAAGTACGGCGCGCCCTACAATCAGTTTCCGCACCATATGCTGGAAGTGGGCAAGGGCGGCATCTCCGACTGGGGCACCATCTGCGGGGCCCTGCTGGGCGCTGCATCCGCCTTTGCGCTGTTCTGGGGACGCAAGGAGCGCGATGCCATGGTGACCGAACTGTTCCGCTGGTATGAGAAGACCGCCTTCCCCATCTATAACCCCGGTGCGGACGGGCGTGTTGTCGGGCCCCTGCCCACCAGCGTTGCCGGGTCTGTGCTGTGCCATGTTTCGGTTTCCAAGTGGTCGTTCGAAACCGGGATTGATGCCAACTCCAAGACCCGCTCCGAACGCTGCGGACGCCTGACCGCAGACGTTGCCGCCAAGGCTATCGAGATTATGAACGCGAAGATTGACGGCAGCTTCAAGGCCGCTTTTGCCACACCGGAATCCGTAGCCTACTGTGGCTCGTGCCATGATGAAGGCATGCAGTCGCCCATAGTCAAGGGCATTCAGGACTGTACGCCCTGTCACTCCGGGTCCAAGCACGTGATGGATAAGTTCAAGAACCATCCGTAG
- a CDS encoding carbamoyltransferase family protein, with translation MAEYILGISAFYHDSAAALLRDGVVVAAAQEERFTRRKHDPDFPAQAVRYVLGEAGIELGDLSAIAFYDKPYLKFERLLETYHAFAPQGLTSFLSAIPVWIKEKLFMRRMLTEELNKVGRYKGRNKPRLLFPEHHLSHAASAFYPSPFEHAAILTIDGVGEWATTTISTGCGKDITVQRELRFPHSVGLLYSAFTAYCGFKVNSGEYKLMGLAPYGNPQSEHVARWKKQILDEVADVREDGSLLLNMDYFNYATGLTMCRNERWEALFGLPPRPAESAISQEYMDMALAIQQVTEEIVFRLARTAKELTGAENLCMAGGVALNCVANGKLLREGMFRDIWIQPAAGDAGGALGAALAAYHIWQGNARVPLERDEADAMRGAYLGPEFTRRDVLRVAGRFDAPCTQYDDAGELCSEVAALLAQGNVVGWFQGRMEYGPRALGNRSILGDPRHPEMQKKLNLKIKYREGFRPFAPSVLEEAIPEYFELDRPSPYMLLVAQVAEARCNPLPENYDSLPMYDRLYVQRSDIPAVTHVDNSARIQSVSRRTNPRYWQLIDTFRREQGCGLVVNTSFNVRGEPIVCTPRDAYTCFMRTEMDVLVMGDCLFRKEQQPAWTEQADWRDEFELD, from the coding sequence GTGGCAGAGTATATTCTGGGAATATCCGCCTTTTATCACGATTCCGCCGCTGCCTTGCTGCGTGACGGCGTGGTGGTTGCCGCCGCGCAGGAAGAACGCTTTACCCGCAGGAAGCATGACCCGGATTTTCCTGCGCAGGCAGTGCGGTATGTGCTGGGCGAGGCGGGCATAGAGCTTGGTGATCTTTCCGCCATTGCCTTTTATGACAAGCCCTACCTGAAGTTTGAACGGCTGCTGGAAACCTACCACGCCTTTGCGCCGCAGGGGCTGACCAGCTTTCTTTCCGCCATTCCCGTGTGGATTAAGGAAAAGCTGTTCATGCGGCGCATGCTCACCGAAGAACTGAACAAGGTGGGCAGGTACAAGGGGCGGAACAAGCCCCGGCTGCTTTTCCCGGAACACCATCTTTCGCACGCCGCCAGTGCCTTCTATCCTTCGCCCTTTGAGCATGCCGCCATCCTGACCATTGACGGCGTGGGTGAGTGGGCCACCACCACCATATCCACGGGGTGCGGCAAGGATATCACCGTGCAGCGCGAGCTGCGTTTTCCCCATTCGGTGGGGCTGCTCTATTCCGCCTTTACCGCGTATTGCGGCTTTAAGGTGAACAGCGGCGAATACAAGCTCATGGGTCTTGCCCCCTACGGCAACCCGCAGAGCGAGCATGTGGCCCGCTGGAAGAAGCAGATACTGGACGAGGTGGCGGACGTGCGCGAAGACGGTTCGCTGCTGCTGAACATGGATTATTTCAACTACGCCACGGGCCTGACCATGTGTCGCAACGAGCGCTGGGAGGCGCTGTTCGGCCTGCCGCCGCGTCCTGCCGAATCGGCCATCTCACAGGAATACATGGATATGGCCCTTGCCATCCAGCAGGTGACGGAAGAGATCGTGTTCCGTCTTGCCCGCACGGCAAAGGAACTGACAGGTGCCGAGAACCTGTGCATGGCAGGCGGGGTGGCGTTGAACTGCGTTGCCAACGGCAAGCTGCTCCGCGAGGGCATGTTCCGCGACATATGGATTCAGCCTGCTGCGGGCGATGCCGGCGGCGCACTGGGTGCGGCCCTTGCCGCGTACCATATCTGGCAGGGCAACGCGCGGGTTCCGCTGGAGCGGGATGAGGCGGATGCCATGCGCGGGGCGTATCTGGGGCCGGAATTCACCCGCCGGGACGTGCTGCGGGTGGCCGGGCGGTTTGACGCTCCCTGCACCCAGTACGACGATGCCGGGGAACTGTGTTCCGAAGTTGCGGCACTGCTGGCGCAGGGCAACGTGGTGGGGTGGTTTCAGGGGCGCATGGAATATGGTCCGCGTGCGCTGGGCAACCGTTCCATTCTGGGGGATCCACGGCACCCCGAGATGCAGAAGAAGCTGAACCTGAAGATCAAGTATCGCGAGGGGTTCCGGCCTTTTGCGCCTTCCGTGCTGGAAGAGGCCATTCCCGAGTATTTTGAGCTGGACCGTCCCTCGCCCTACATGCTGCTGGTGGCGCAGGTGGCAGAGGCGCGCTGCAACCCCCTGCCGGAAAACTACGACAGCCTGCCCATGTATGACAGGCTGTATGTACAGCGGTCCGATATTCCCGCCGTGACGCATGTGGACAATTCTGCCCGTATCCAGTCCGTGAGCAGGCGCACCAATCCGCGCTACTGGCAGCTTATCGATACCTTCCGCCGTGAGCAGGGATGCGGGCTGGTGGTGAATACCAGCTTTAACGTGCGCGGTGAGCCTATAGTGTGTACGCCACGGGATGCCTACACCTGCTTTATGCGCACGGAGATGGACGTGCTGGTCATGGGCGACTGCCTGTTCCGCAAGGAGCAGCAGCCCGCATGGACCGAGCAGGCGGACTGGCGCGACGAGTTTGAACTGGACTAG
- a CDS encoding DUF5989 family protein produces MDFLTDLWGFMKERKKFWLLPLIAVLLLFGVLIVLTSGSAIAPFIYTVF; encoded by the coding sequence ATGGATTTTCTGACTGACCTCTGGGGCTTCATGAAGGAACGTAAAAAGTTCTGGCTGCTGCCGCTCATTGCGGTGCTTCTGCTGTTCGGCGTGCTTATTGTGCTGACCAGCGGCTCTGCCATAGCCCCTTTCATTTATACCGTGTTTTAG